A single region of the Amphiprion ocellaris isolate individual 3 ecotype Okinawa chromosome 4, ASM2253959v1, whole genome shotgun sequence genome encodes:
- the polr1e gene encoding DNA-directed RNA polymerase I subunit RPA49 — MAASCSFVCCGEERDTDKAVIVRFSNGSVKNPDRLDFSLYKNTDETNPRKKSRRILVAESDRLSYVGHNFGAGSLKCNSLCKYYVGVLNKQTMQMEVHNAQLFNMQPAIPGETTDIAKSQDTTQTYRDKVDSLIEAFGTNKQKRALSSRKLNQVGSDTLQHAVDKAANTVINKKGLEALQQEVADAESQGELALHLPPCNANADKQENVYPFDNLLSPVEFEALEEAGSKMLAVTPEELQKMRDDGGCLSVVRHLENLPTADEARVKTARCAFYLSLLLKLVRQRSMTRKFGQEEGCPRIIQNKLFKTFTVETFNSGRLQNTVSASMRAKIAAYCLALLLHLGHMTADLTLLHRDLRITEARMIEVAKSMGLTLIRPARAKADEAGLQDNHTQASLLLPLVKYEQLTERRKRKKMH, encoded by the exons ATGGCAGCCTCCTGCTCGTTCGTGTGCTGCGGAGAGGAGAGAGATACCGACAAAGCTGTTATAG TCCGCTTTTCAAATGGCAGCGTCAAAAACCCAGACAGGCTGGATTTCTCTTTGTACAAGAACACAGATGAGACGAACCCAAGAAAAAAGAGCAGGCGGATACTG GTTGCTGAATCAGACAGACTGTCCTATGTTGGACACAACTTTGGAGCAGGATCACTGAAGTGCAACAGTCTTTGCAA aTATTATGTTGGGGTGTTGAACAAACAGACCATGCAAATGGAGGTGCACAACGCTCAGCTCTTCAACATGCAACCAGCTATACCAG GAGAAACAACAGATATTGCAAAATCCCAGGACACTACTCAGACCTACAGAGACAAG GTTGACTCATTGATTGAGGCCTTCGGCACCAACAAACAGAAGAGAGCTTTAAGCTCCCGCAAGCTCAATCAGGTGGGCAGTGATACTCTGCAACATGCAGTGGACAAGGCTGCCAACACTGTGATCAACAAGAAGGGTCTGGAAG CTCTACAACAGGAGGTGGCTGATGCTGAGTCGCAGGGAGAACTGGCTCTCCACCTGCCGCCCTGCAATGCCAATGCAGACAAACAAGAGAACGTCTATCCATTTGATAATC TGCTGAGTCCAGTAGAGTTTGAAGCTTTGGAAGAAGCCGGTTCTAAGATGCTAGCAGTCACCCCTGAGGAACTGCAGAAGATGAGAGATGATGGAGG gTGCCTGAGTGTTGTGAGGCACCTAGAGAACCTGCCAACTGCAGATGAGGCCAGAGTGAAAACAGCTCGATGTGCCTTTTACCTTTCTCTACTCCTTAAACTGGTGCGGCAGAGGAGCATGACCCGCAAGT TTGGGCAGGAGGAAGGCTGCCCTCGCATCATTCAGAACAAACTCTTCAAAACATTCACTGTGGAGACTTTCAACAGCGGCAG GCTGCAGAACACAGTGTCTGCATCAATGCGTGCCAAAATAGCAGCATACTGCCTGgctctgctgctgcatttgGGCCACATGACTGCTGACCTCACATTACTTCACCGTGACCTGAGAATCACAGAGGCCAG GATGATTGAAGTTGCAAAGTCAATGGGACTGACCTTAATTAGACCAGCTCGGGCCAAGGCTGATGAAGCTGGACTGCAAGATAACCACACGCAGGCCTCTCTTCTTCTACCTCTAGTTAAATATGAGCAGCTCACTGAGAGACGGAAGCGCAAGAAAATGCACTGA
- the LOC111567850 gene encoding zinc finger and BTB domain-containing protein 5 isoform X1, producing the protein MEVKHSATLAMDFPGHFEQIFQQLNYQRVHGQLCDCVIVVGSRHFKAHRSVLAACSTHFRALFTVAEGDASMNMIQLDSEVVTAEAFAALVDMMYTSTLMLGESNVMDILLAASHLHLNNVVKACKHYLTTRTLPMSPSSDRPTHHHPQQEQQRHRQQQVADLAANPTLAANANLAANAATSKLQRSFLLQQLGLSLVSSALGGMEEDGVGNVVGSRVVEQRASFPIRRFHKRKPSLALGLSEERPRQRQRPSAPNLGLLGEEGVNAEREEGALLSPDSHKMGDDSKLDAAITGLVAVSQDDPQMPSQSDSGHCEGENLGRMQGGVSKEEDMDEQDRQGSRAGVKIKSGTEEEEAEEEEQKVVVKREPLSSPEPADEVSDVTSQAEGSDPAEPGCQEEEEKVELSPESSDRSFTSEPQPSSDSLLQPSSQLLLKSRGGSSGVGGGFACNSAMSGKPGFSISSFLNPKDFASGTSRLVAGEDDLPNTTTGDAVAHHFLLRQEAAGPSGSASSALLQSSPLSGESRNSFGDNLQADSLFLHPLHDSLGNPRGSGGSASGGRGGVDPFGLDFQRSSLGLHSLGRPSGAGGAATTALAYPGYRRIAPKMVTGMGGEEGVGGVLQDAASSSSSLTSPLLLNESGGYEMNSGRPTSLPPQLTRASADVLSKCKKALSEHNVLVVEGARKYACKICCKTFLTLTDCKKHIRVHTGEKPYACLKCGKRFSQSSHLYKHSKTTCLRWQNSNMSNALL; encoded by the exons ATGGAAGTGAAGCACAGCGCCACCCT GGCCATGGATTTCCCAGGCCACTTCGAGCAGATCTTTCAACAGCTTAACTATCAGCGTGTTCATGGACAGCTGTGTGATTGTGTCATCGTGGTGGGCAGCCGACACTTTAAGGCCCACCGCTCAGTGCTGGCGGCCTGCAGCACCCATTTCAGAGCCCTGTTCACTGTTGCAGAGGGAGATGCCAGCATGAACATGATCCAGCTGGACAGCGAG GTGGTGACAGCTGAAGCTTTCGCTGCTCTGGTGGACATGATGTACACGTCAACACTGATGCTGGGGGAGAGCAATGTCATGGATATTCTTCTTGCAGCCTCACATCTACACCTCAACAATGTAGTCAAGGCCTGCAAACACTATCTGACCACCCGCACGCTCCCTATGTCCCCCTCCTCCGATAGACCCACCCATCACCACCCTCAACAAGAGCAGCAAAGGCACAGGCAGCAGCAAGTAGCAGATTTAGCGGCGAATCCGACTTTAGCAGCTAATGCTAACCTTGCAGCAAATGCTGCCACATCAAAGTTGCAGCGCTCTTtcttgctgcagcagctggggCTTAGCTTGGTGAGCTCTGCTTTGGGTGGGATGGAGGAGGACGGAGTGGGAAATGTGGTCGGCAGCAGAGTGGTCGAACAGAGAGCCTCCTTCCCAATCCGACGTTTCCACAAACGAAAGCCCTCTCTGGCCCTGGGGCTTTCAGAGGAGCGGCCCAGACAGAGGCAGCGCCCCTCTGCCCCTAACCTGGGGCTGTTAGGAGAAGAAGGGGTAAATGCAGAGCGAGAGGAGGGAGCACTTCTGTCCCCAGACTCCCACAAGATGGGAGATGATTCCAAATTAGACGCCGCAATCACTGGGTTAGTAGCAGTGTCCCAAGATGATCCTCAGATGCCCAGTCAGTCAGACAGTGGACACTGTGAGGGGGAGAACTTGGGGAGAATGCAGGGAGGGGTGAGCAAGGAAGAAGACATGGATGAGCAGGATCGCCAGGGCAGCAGAGCAGGGGTGAAGATAAAATcaggaacagaggaggaggaagccgAAGAGGAGGAACAAAAG GTGGTGGTTAAACGAGAGCCACTAAGTTCACCTGAGCCAGCGGATGAAGTCAGTGACGTGACATCTCAAGCAGAAGGCAGCGACCCAGCTGAGCCTGGttgtcaggaggaggaggagaaggtggagCTGAGCCCAGAGAGCAGCGACCGCAGCTTCACCTCTGAACCCCAGCCTAGCTCGGACTCTCTGCTCCAGCCCAGCTCCCAACTTCTCCTCAAAAGCAGGGGAGGAAGCAGTGGAGTCGGAGGAGGCTTTGCGTGTAACAGTGCAATGAGTGGCAAACCAGGTTTCAGTATTTCCAGCTTCCTCAACCCAAAGGATTTTGCAAGTGGCACATCACGGCTGGTTGCAGGAGAGGATGACCTTCCTAATACAACAACTGGAGATGCTGTAGCACATCACTTTCTGCTGAGACAGGAAGCTGCTGGGCCATCTGGCTCTGCTTCTTCTGCTCTTCTGCAGTCAAGTCCACTCAGTGGTGAGAGCAGAAACAGCTTTGGAGATAACCTCCAGGCTGATTCTCTGTTCCTTCACCCTCTGCATGATAGTTTGGGAAACCCCAGAGGAAGTGGGGGAAGTGCAAGTGGAGGACGTGGAGGAGTAGATCCTTTTGGTTTGGACTTCCAGCGCTCTAGTCTGGGGCTTCACTCTCTGGGACGGCCTtcaggagcaggaggagcagcTACCACAGCTCTTGCTTATCCAGGCTACAGGCGTATTGCTCCAAAAATGGTCACTGGCatgggaggagaagaaggagtaGGTGGGGTTCTTCAGGATGCAGCCTCTTCTTCCTCGAGTCTGACGAGTCCCCTGCTTCTCAACGAGAGTGGAGGATACGAAATGAACAGTGGCAGgcccacctccctccctccacagCTCACCCGAGCTTCAGCAGATGTTCTTTCCAAGTGCAAAAAGGCTCTCTCAGAGCACAATGTCCTGGTGGTTGAAGGAGCACGAAAATACGCCTGCAAAATCTGCTGCAAAACCTTCCTCACCCTGACTGACTGCAAGAAACACATCCGTGTCCACACAGGAGAGAAGCCCTATGCATGTCTCAAGTGTGGGAAACGTTTCAGTCAGTCCTCACATCTCTACAAGCATTCCAAGACCACCTGTCTGCGCTGGCAGAACAGCAACATGTCCAATGCCCTACTGTAG
- the LOC111567850 gene encoding zinc finger and BTB domain-containing protein 5 isoform X2: MDFPGHFEQIFQQLNYQRVHGQLCDCVIVVGSRHFKAHRSVLAACSTHFRALFTVAEGDASMNMIQLDSEVVTAEAFAALVDMMYTSTLMLGESNVMDILLAASHLHLNNVVKACKHYLTTRTLPMSPSSDRPTHHHPQQEQQRHRQQQVADLAANPTLAANANLAANAATSKLQRSFLLQQLGLSLVSSALGGMEEDGVGNVVGSRVVEQRASFPIRRFHKRKPSLALGLSEERPRQRQRPSAPNLGLLGEEGVNAEREEGALLSPDSHKMGDDSKLDAAITGLVAVSQDDPQMPSQSDSGHCEGENLGRMQGGVSKEEDMDEQDRQGSRAGVKIKSGTEEEEAEEEEQKVVVKREPLSSPEPADEVSDVTSQAEGSDPAEPGCQEEEEKVELSPESSDRSFTSEPQPSSDSLLQPSSQLLLKSRGGSSGVGGGFACNSAMSGKPGFSISSFLNPKDFASGTSRLVAGEDDLPNTTTGDAVAHHFLLRQEAAGPSGSASSALLQSSPLSGESRNSFGDNLQADSLFLHPLHDSLGNPRGSGGSASGGRGGVDPFGLDFQRSSLGLHSLGRPSGAGGAATTALAYPGYRRIAPKMVTGMGGEEGVGGVLQDAASSSSSLTSPLLLNESGGYEMNSGRPTSLPPQLTRASADVLSKCKKALSEHNVLVVEGARKYACKICCKTFLTLTDCKKHIRVHTGEKPYACLKCGKRFSQSSHLYKHSKTTCLRWQNSNMSNALL, from the exons ATGGATTTCCCAGGCCACTTCGAGCAGATCTTTCAACAGCTTAACTATCAGCGTGTTCATGGACAGCTGTGTGATTGTGTCATCGTGGTGGGCAGCCGACACTTTAAGGCCCACCGCTCAGTGCTGGCGGCCTGCAGCACCCATTTCAGAGCCCTGTTCACTGTTGCAGAGGGAGATGCCAGCATGAACATGATCCAGCTGGACAGCGAG GTGGTGACAGCTGAAGCTTTCGCTGCTCTGGTGGACATGATGTACACGTCAACACTGATGCTGGGGGAGAGCAATGTCATGGATATTCTTCTTGCAGCCTCACATCTACACCTCAACAATGTAGTCAAGGCCTGCAAACACTATCTGACCACCCGCACGCTCCCTATGTCCCCCTCCTCCGATAGACCCACCCATCACCACCCTCAACAAGAGCAGCAAAGGCACAGGCAGCAGCAAGTAGCAGATTTAGCGGCGAATCCGACTTTAGCAGCTAATGCTAACCTTGCAGCAAATGCTGCCACATCAAAGTTGCAGCGCTCTTtcttgctgcagcagctggggCTTAGCTTGGTGAGCTCTGCTTTGGGTGGGATGGAGGAGGACGGAGTGGGAAATGTGGTCGGCAGCAGAGTGGTCGAACAGAGAGCCTCCTTCCCAATCCGACGTTTCCACAAACGAAAGCCCTCTCTGGCCCTGGGGCTTTCAGAGGAGCGGCCCAGACAGAGGCAGCGCCCCTCTGCCCCTAACCTGGGGCTGTTAGGAGAAGAAGGGGTAAATGCAGAGCGAGAGGAGGGAGCACTTCTGTCCCCAGACTCCCACAAGATGGGAGATGATTCCAAATTAGACGCCGCAATCACTGGGTTAGTAGCAGTGTCCCAAGATGATCCTCAGATGCCCAGTCAGTCAGACAGTGGACACTGTGAGGGGGAGAACTTGGGGAGAATGCAGGGAGGGGTGAGCAAGGAAGAAGACATGGATGAGCAGGATCGCCAGGGCAGCAGAGCAGGGGTGAAGATAAAATcaggaacagaggaggaggaagccgAAGAGGAGGAACAAAAG GTGGTGGTTAAACGAGAGCCACTAAGTTCACCTGAGCCAGCGGATGAAGTCAGTGACGTGACATCTCAAGCAGAAGGCAGCGACCCAGCTGAGCCTGGttgtcaggaggaggaggagaaggtggagCTGAGCCCAGAGAGCAGCGACCGCAGCTTCACCTCTGAACCCCAGCCTAGCTCGGACTCTCTGCTCCAGCCCAGCTCCCAACTTCTCCTCAAAAGCAGGGGAGGAAGCAGTGGAGTCGGAGGAGGCTTTGCGTGTAACAGTGCAATGAGTGGCAAACCAGGTTTCAGTATTTCCAGCTTCCTCAACCCAAAGGATTTTGCAAGTGGCACATCACGGCTGGTTGCAGGAGAGGATGACCTTCCTAATACAACAACTGGAGATGCTGTAGCACATCACTTTCTGCTGAGACAGGAAGCTGCTGGGCCATCTGGCTCTGCTTCTTCTGCTCTTCTGCAGTCAAGTCCACTCAGTGGTGAGAGCAGAAACAGCTTTGGAGATAACCTCCAGGCTGATTCTCTGTTCCTTCACCCTCTGCATGATAGTTTGGGAAACCCCAGAGGAAGTGGGGGAAGTGCAAGTGGAGGACGTGGAGGAGTAGATCCTTTTGGTTTGGACTTCCAGCGCTCTAGTCTGGGGCTTCACTCTCTGGGACGGCCTtcaggagcaggaggagcagcTACCACAGCTCTTGCTTATCCAGGCTACAGGCGTATTGCTCCAAAAATGGTCACTGGCatgggaggagaagaaggagtaGGTGGGGTTCTTCAGGATGCAGCCTCTTCTTCCTCGAGTCTGACGAGTCCCCTGCTTCTCAACGAGAGTGGAGGATACGAAATGAACAGTGGCAGgcccacctccctccctccacagCTCACCCGAGCTTCAGCAGATGTTCTTTCCAAGTGCAAAAAGGCTCTCTCAGAGCACAATGTCCTGGTGGTTGAAGGAGCACGAAAATACGCCTGCAAAATCTGCTGCAAAACCTTCCTCACCCTGACTGACTGCAAGAAACACATCCGTGTCCACACAGGAGAGAAGCCCTATGCATGTCTCAAGTGTGGGAAACGTTTCAGTCAGTCCTCACATCTCTACAAGCATTCCAAGACCACCTGTCTGCGCTGGCAGAACAGCAACATGTCCAATGCCCTACTGTAG